ACAAAATCGCTATGAAATGGTTCACTGACTACAGTTTTTATTATacattagaagaagaaacaaggaacccTNTGGTCGCGGCTGTGGCTGCTGCCTCCTCAGCTTCTTCGTCAAAGTCATCATATCCCTTATTGTCATCCTCGGTGTAGCCGCTCTCATCTTCTGGCTCATCGTCCGTCCCCGTGCCATCAAGTTCCACGTGACCGATGCGTCCCTTACCCGCTTTGACCACACTTCCCAAGATAATATTTTAAGGTATAACCTAGCCCTCACTGTCCCTGTCCGCAACCCTAACAAGAGGATCGGAGTCTACTACGACAGGATCGACGCTCATGCCTACTACGAGGGAAAGCGGTTTAGTTCCATCACGTTAACTCCTTTCTATCAAGGACACAAAAACACAACCGTTCTCACACCAACGTTCCAAGGCCAAAACCTTGTTATCTTTAACGCAGGACAGTCTCGGACTTTGAACATGGAGAGGGTCTCCGGTGTTTACAATATAGAGATCAAGTTCAGGCTTAGGGTTAGGTTTAAGCTTGGGGACTTGAAGTTTCGGAAGATTAAGCCTAAGGTTAATTGTGATGATCTAAGGCTTCCTTTAAGTACCTCCAACGGAACTACAACCTCCTCCAGCGTTTTCCCGATTAAGTGCGACTTCGATTATTGAGTCTTAAGTCCTGTTCTAGTCCATCACATACATTGgttcgtttattttttttccccgCAACATTTTGACTTACCTTATGTAGAGCCTACTGTATTCATATGTTCATCTTCCcttgtttattgtttatatataaaaataaaacattattttacgTATTTGATATTTACTAGTCCGCATTCTGACCAGAAAAATATATGGCGGTTTCAATTTTACAGTGACATCTACTAATCACGCGAGTTATTGCAAATTAAGAGTGTGAAAAGGAGATGGACAAGACAATTCAATTCAAATTATAATCAAGTGTCTGCAAAAGACTCTTTGACGAGTCTTTATAACATTTGTTTTCCCTGGTTTGGTTGTACTCTCTGTTTTGGGTGTCTCTATCTTTTAAAGTTGATTCAATATGAAACAAGAGAGTCACACAAAATTGTTAGAATAGGTCGATGTGACAAGATCTACGtctgggtatatatatatactaatactCTGTCCACAAAATCGCTATGAAATGGATCACTGACTATAGCTTTTATTAtacagtagaagaagaaacagggAACCCTGTAAGCCAATAAGAGTTTTGAATTGTTCTCAGCCTTCTCGAAACCTCCGAATCAGTCAGACTCTCTGACAATAAACTGGTTGCAGTCTAAACCAGACCTCACCCACAGATAACCTACACTAAATTCTTCTTAACTAATTCGACATCAGGCATAGCTTGAAACGTGGAATTCGATCCTTACTTAAAAATGGTTActaatcattttaataaatacttATAAATCAAACTTAGACATAACAATAGATACATATCTGTAAATATCAAGTATAACCATATTCGAATTTCTCTGTGATTCTTGAGCTGTCAATTAACCATACTTGTTATGGtgatcagttttttttggattgttGATCCTAAAAGTTTTAACAGGTCGTAGAGGCTAACGAAGATATTAGCCTGTGTACTAGGTAGTCTGTAACGGGCCTATAGGCACCGCACCATGGTGTACTATTGTCATTGAAAATTTAGCTACAGGGTATGAAAGCAAAAGATTCTATAGATTTGCTGACTAAATAAGAAGTAAACTTATCTGATACAAAAAGATTCTACAGATTTGGTGACTAATAAGAAGTAAGCTTATCTGATACGCATAGTGACCGATTCTTCAATCAAAGATATGGTTTAGctcttcatttattttaattaaagcaTCTTAACAAGGCATTTAACGGAATCGAATCCTGGATTCTTGTGAGACACTTGTCCGATTACGTACCTTGTGATCAGAGTCAAATTGCAATCTCAATGTCACAGTtgcataaataattatataaacaaaaacagattGAGTGTGGGTTATGAAAATCAATAAATAGAGGCATGCATATAAAGTATAtaccaaaaactttatatataaaagttaattttctttttatttcattttattctGGAAGAAAAATTATATTCGTGAAATGAATGCAAGTCCATTATATTTATAAGAGAATGTTATATCAATTTTAAGTCATAAGTATAAAATTCAGtgagttatttttcttaaaaataatatatcatctacgtaattcataattttatgcATATAACATTACACtttcaatataattttctaattttaaaaaattacgtgtgaaaatgtatttaatatctatttatgtagtttctttttttttatatattttcccaTGGTAAGTTTTGTAGTAATAATGACAATTGATTTATCATAGTTATAAGAATATATAGTTCGTAACTAAAAGTGTTTGGTAGATAAAATAGCagattttaagaaataaaaattaaaaatgatgagaaaaGAAATATGGGTTTGACATGTATGCAAAATGACTCCGATTCATATTTTTATCTTAAAAGTTTAATACACATTCTAAACTATATCGTTAAGGAAAAAAAGCTGTCACAATCTGCGGAATCCAATTATAAGTTATAGCCAGCCTTACCTGGATCCTTAACCAAATCtgtatacttcttcttcacatagatatctatcttttgtttttttgttttttttttttttttgtgcaaaacatAGATATTTAtctatctataaataaaaagtttagaaagtgacagaacccaaaaaaaaaaaggaaggaaaacGACAGAAAGAGACAAAAGGAGAGAGATAATGGAAGAGACAAAATCAAGATTCAGGAGGATCTGTGTCTTCTGCGGAAGCAGTTCCGGCAACAAAACTACTTATCACGACGCTGCTCTCCAACTCGCCCACCAACTGGTTTCTCTCTATTTTCCACACTTTTATTTACATCATTCGTCACTTTATTATGCTTatttaaataactaattaagaaTTCTATTACGATAAACAGATNCGATTCATATTTTTATCTTAAAAGTTTAATACACATTCTAAACTATATCGTTAAGGAAAAAAAGCTGTCACAATCTGCGGAATCCAATTATAAGTTATAGCCAGCCTTACCTGGATCCTTAACCAAATCtgtatacttcttcttcacatagatatctatcttttgtttttttgttttttttttttttttgtgcaaaacatAGATATTTAtctatctataaataaaaagtttagaaagtgacagaacccaaaaaaaaaaaggaaggaaaacGACAGAAAGAGACAAAAGGAGAGAGATAATGGAAGAGACAAAATCAAGATTCAGGAGGATCTGTGTCTTCTGCGGAAGCAGTTCCGGCAACAAAACTACTTATCACGACGCTGCTCTCCAACTCGCCCACCAACTGGTTTCTCTCTATTTTCCACACTTTTATTTACATCATTCGTCACTTTATTATGCTTatttaaataactaattaagaaTTCTATTACGATAaacagattttggtttttactaGTATGAAGTTATATGTCAagtatttttccatttttgcaATACATTAATTAAACCATTAGCTAAAAATAACTTCAGAGATATACAACTATACATGAAGCATCAAGGTATGTGAGACATGTGTATTATTTAAGTGCTCGATGTATAATGgataattaattatcatatatCACTGTGTAGTTTTATTATCGTTTAATCTTTACATTAAGCTTGAAATTCACTTCCTCAATTAACAAAATCCCACCATGCTTCGTGTTGTGAATTAAAAAAACCTAATGatacttataagttataactagtaaatttatatatatagaataaaatgTACTTGTCTAAAACACtaataaaacacacatattGTGAAAGGTGGAGAGGAACATCGATTTGGTGTATGGAGGAGGAAGCGTGGGGCTAATGGGTCTCATTTCTCAGGCTGTTCATGATGGTGGTCGTCATGTTCTTGGGTATCTTATCTCTCCTTCTCTATATAAATACATAGTTATTATTAAAAGGTtattaaacaatataaatttagagGTTTCAATTTTTCTATACGTTAAAGGCGACACTGCAtcattcttttttgttcttcccaTGTTCCTGTCCTGCCTTTCATATGGgtaacattatcataaatagCAATTCGATTGCTCcgagatatatgtatatacttgataaattaatatgataaaaaacaaaaaatgctcTGGATTCgcttttgtatattatttatctaGACAAAATCTATGGCCAATGAGTGAAAAGGCAGCTGCATGTCTTTAGCTCTACTTAAACATATACTAATAATTGAAGTTTAATGTTTCAAAGAAATTTGAACCTTAAAccgaaagaaaataaagaaaggatAAAAAAACTTTGACCATTACAAAGTAAGGTGACTATACgaaattaatgatttaatatatatctataagtGATAATTATTTACGTTAGATGTTGATATTATGCGCAGGATCATTCCGAAGTATCTAGCACCAAGAGAGGTAAATTACAAATCTActctacatttttttaaaaaatgtacaaATATAGCCGTCGTCATATGAtcgtcaaaaatatatattctattatatTCTGTGTCGTCAAAAATGATGtgtttttagtaaaatatatatgtgaatcaaaacatgattatatatatatatatatatatgtgacgGATATGTGATAAAATGATGTTGTGTTTAGATAACCGGTGAATCAATCGGAGAAGTTATAACAGTATCGACTATGCACCAAAGGAAGGCTGAAATGGGTCGCCAAGCGGATGCCTTCATCGCACTTCctggtttgattttttctttctttatactctttttcaatttatgtatttaaaaatattaaagatgtCTATATATCTATGATCATGAAGATTGATAAATTAGTGTATGTGGTGTTATTTGACAAACAATAAACAGGTGGATATGGGACATTTGAAGAGCTGTTGGAAGTTATCACCTGGTCTCAACTTGGAATCCACACTAAACcggtaattaaattaaatttgtgtAGATCATGAAATACATTACTTTGAGTTTTCGGCCGGTAATCACGTTTATCCGACAAAACATAGTTAAAGAAATTAGAGATATGTTTGTTAAGTATGTTTTTATCGGCTATATGTGTCATGCATGTTTCGTAATAGAATCTACGCATGTGGGTTGAAGTTATATATACGCATGGAATAATGTCTTAACTAAGGTTGTGAAATCTTTATTATAATGTTAATACTAAATTCATAATTGAAGAGAACTCCAGAATCATATCGTACGTACGTATTAATTCTGAATGCTTATTAGAAATTGATTGAAACATGTAAACAGACACATACATGAAGACCCCTTTGTACATAAtgtgaagttaaaaaaaaatgtaggtGGGACTATTGAACGTGGATGGATTCTACGATTCACTATTGACGTTTATAGATAAGGCAGTGGACGAAGGCTTTGTCTCATCCACCGCACGTCGCATCATCGTCTCGGCTCCGAACGCTCCTGAATTACTTCAACttcttgaggttttttttttacgccTTTCGCTaaacttttattattctatttatatatacactaaatgTGTCAAATGCCAAAAGAAGACTAGTAAACTGGTTAACCGCATGTTTGTAATTGCAGGAGTATGTTCCAAAGCACGACGATTTTGTGTCCAAAATGGTGTGGGACGATAATACGTACTGACGCTTTCACTTCAGAAGGCGTCTTCTCTTAGATTTGTCCATTCGTATTTTAgtctactgttttttttttttttttttttaaNTTTTAAGATTCGTTTCGCCTTGGTGATTATTCAAAAACTTGATTTTGTGTCTTAACACATACACAGAAGTCTTTATAAAGTAACAGTGTAATTTTGTTTGGACAATCTCGTTCAACGTTGTTGGATGCAAGCTAAGACTGGTTCTAAATCCTTGACGATGTGACGAGTTTTTCATATATAAGTTTTCAAAATCGACTATTATCATTGTTTCAGTGATTGTTAGAGCAAAAAATGTCATGCTtctaaaaatatgaatgattCGTAACGGTTTTGTTAGGCATagtttagaggaaaaaaaaacttgatttacttgaagggaaaaaaatttgtgaaatagATTAAATCCAACACTTGCTTTAGTCTCTGTTTGTGGTGACACAAATCAAGTTACAAAAGATGTAGCATTTATACGGCCCAGTGGGCTTTATAAAAAGAAGGGAAAccagaaaagagagagaactcCAACGAAATTTTGATTTGCAATAAACCGGTTAAGTTTTGATTTAAACCGGATCGGTTAAGGATATGCTATCCCCTTGCTCCTTTCCTTTCTCACCAAAATCCCAATCTTCAAAAATCTCACACTGTTCCACTCTTAtcctttcatcatcatcacttttaCCTTCACagagccagagagagagagcttcatCGTCAATCGAATCATCCATGTAGTGGTGTGAGATGTCTCTTGAACAATGCAACAAgaagctctctctttcttctcttcctctttcctTTCCCTTCACCGCAGTTTCCCCACTCTTTCTCGCATCCGCTTCCACCAATTTCCCGCACTTTCCTTCAAAccaaacacttcttcttcttcttcttcttcgctcttCAAATCCCCAGATTTCACCAATTTCACCTCcacctcaacaacaacaaccaccgAAACCCTAGAATCCTCAATCCACGAGAAACTCATTTACCTCGATTCACTCGGAATCGATTTCTTAACCCTAATAAATCGTCACCCTCCTCTCCTCTCCACCGCTCTCTCCGCCGTTAAATCCGTCGTCGATTACATGACCACTCCACCGATCAACTTCACCTTACAAGATTTTCGCCGACTCGTCTCCATGTGCCCGGAGCTTCTCACTTCGCCGTTAAACTCGCACACAATCCCAGTCATCACTTTCCTCCTCCGCGAAGTCGGCGTCGACTCAATCTTCGACCTCCGTCAAGCTCTAC
The Camelina sativa cultivar DH55 chromosome 6, Cs, whole genome shotgun sequence genome window above contains:
- the LOC104792371 gene encoding protein YLS9 isoform X2, with the translated sequence MAEQPLNGAFYGPSVPPPAPKGYYRRGHGRGCGCCLLSFFVKVIISLIVILGVAALIFWLIVRPRAIKFHVTDASLTRFDHTSQDNILRYNLALTVPVRNPNKRIGVYYDRIDAHAYYEGKRFSSITLTPFYQGHKNTTVLTPTFQGQNLVIFNAGQSRTLNMERVSGVYNIEIKFRLRVRFKLGDLKFRKIKPKVNCDDLRLPLSTSNGTTTSSSVFPIKCDFDY
- the LOC104792372 gene encoding cytokinin riboside 5'-monophosphate phosphoribohydrolase LOG2-like, whose protein sequence is MHQRKAEMGRQADAFIALPGGYGTFEELLEVITWSQLGIHTKPVGLLNVDGFYDSLLTFIDKAVDEGFVSSTARRIIVSAPNAPELLQLLEEYVPKHDDFVSKMVWDDNTY